A region of Granulicella aggregans DNA encodes the following proteins:
- the lpxD gene encoding UDP-3-O-(3-hydroxymyristoyl)glucosamine N-acyltransferase — MAKAGEIAAWLGVELASGADAGAELLAVSSIEAAEAGSIVFATDAKTLAAAVESAAGMILAWHRAAEAVDDSRVVRVADARLAFAKVAMRLSARVGVTEIHPTAVVHKTVRVGEGTRIGAGCVLEEGVKLGRECEIGPRVTIYSGTLLGDRVSVQAGAVLGGKGFGYARDSSTGEYVLFPQQGTLVIEDDVDVGANTTIDRGALGETRIGAGSKIDNLVHVGHNCVIGRNVVIAAQTGISGSSVVEDGAILGGQVGIGEHALVGRGVILGGGAGVLSNKKMQGPGQVFWGRPARPLKEYLRDLASLKKR, encoded by the coding sequence ATGGCGAAGGCGGGAGAGATTGCAGCGTGGCTCGGCGTAGAGCTTGCGTCTGGAGCGGATGCTGGGGCGGAGTTGCTGGCGGTGTCGAGCATCGAGGCCGCTGAGGCTGGTTCGATTGTGTTTGCGACGGATGCGAAGACGCTGGCTGCGGCGGTGGAGTCGGCGGCGGGTATGATTCTCGCTTGGCATCGCGCGGCTGAGGCTGTTGATGATTCGCGGGTGGTTCGCGTTGCGGATGCCCGGCTGGCGTTTGCGAAGGTGGCGATGCGGCTGAGTGCGCGGGTTGGAGTGACGGAGATCCATCCAACCGCGGTCGTGCATAAGACAGTGAGGGTGGGTGAAGGAACGCGGATTGGCGCGGGGTGTGTGCTGGAAGAGGGCGTGAAGCTTGGTAGGGAGTGCGAGATTGGCCCGAGGGTGACGATCTATTCCGGGACCCTGCTGGGTGATCGCGTAAGTGTGCAGGCGGGCGCGGTGCTGGGCGGCAAGGGGTTCGGATACGCACGGGACTCTTCTACGGGCGAGTATGTGCTGTTTCCGCAGCAGGGGACGCTGGTGATCGAGGACGATGTCGATGTCGGGGCCAATACTACGATCGATCGCGGAGCGCTGGGTGAGACGCGGATTGGCGCGGGATCGAAGATCGATAACCTTGTTCATGTCGGGCATAACTGCGTGATTGGGCGGAACGTGGTGATTGCGGCCCAGACGGGGATCTCGGGGTCGAGCGTGGTGGAAGATGGGGCGATTCTGGGCGGGCAGGTGGGGATCGGCGAACATGCTCTTGTTGGTCGAGGGGTGATACTTGGGGGAGGTGCAGGGGTTCTGAGCAATAAGAAGATGCAGGGGCCGGGGCAGGTGTTCTGGGGCCGGCCGGCTCGGCCGTTGAAGGAGTATTTGAGGGATTTGGCTTCGTTGAAGAAGAGGTAG
- a CDS encoding lysophospholipid acyltransferase family protein: MTTRHRLEFVVVWCITRVLGALPRDVARGVGAGVGAFAYAALKRLRMAGLRNLELAFPDWSEERREQTLRREYRNLGYLLAEFAQMSSYTPEVARSLIQYDGLENYLAARNRGKGVLVLTGHLGAWELSSFHHSLMGYPMGMVIRRLDNPLVDEFVNRIRCLHGNKVLHKDDFARGLIAAMRGGETVGILMDTNMTPPQGVFVPFFGRMAATASGMARVASKTGAAVVPGFLLWDEDKGAYVLRFGERIELESTGDAERDAVANTARFTSVIESYIRAYPDQWLWMHRRWKTRPPGEEGIY; this comes from the coding sequence GTGACCACACGCCACCGGCTTGAGTTTGTCGTGGTGTGGTGCATCACTCGCGTGTTGGGAGCGCTTCCGCGCGATGTGGCGAGAGGCGTGGGAGCCGGCGTGGGTGCCTTTGCGTATGCAGCGCTGAAGCGGCTGCGGATGGCTGGGCTTCGGAATCTGGAGCTGGCATTTCCGGATTGGAGCGAGGAGCGGCGGGAGCAGACGCTGCGCCGGGAGTATCGCAACCTGGGATACCTGCTTGCGGAGTTCGCGCAGATGTCGAGCTACACGCCGGAGGTGGCGCGAAGCCTGATTCAATATGACGGCCTGGAGAACTATCTCGCGGCGCGGAACCGGGGTAAGGGTGTGCTGGTGCTGACAGGGCATCTGGGTGCGTGGGAGCTGTCGAGCTTTCATCATTCTCTGATGGGATATCCGATGGGGATGGTGATTCGGCGGCTGGATAATCCGCTCGTTGATGAGTTTGTGAATCGCATCCGGTGCTTACACGGAAATAAGGTGTTGCACAAAGATGACTTTGCCAGGGGCTTGATTGCGGCGATGCGTGGCGGTGAGACGGTGGGGATCCTGATGGATACGAACATGACTCCACCGCAGGGCGTGTTTGTGCCGTTCTTCGGGAGGATGGCGGCGACGGCTTCGGGCATGGCTCGGGTGGCTTCGAAGACGGGGGCCGCGGTGGTGCCCGGTTTTCTGCTGTGGGACGAGGACAAGGGGGCCTATGTGCTTCGGTTCGGCGAACGAATCGAGCTTGAAAGCACGGGAGATGCTGAGCGCGATGCGGTCGCGAATACGGCAAGATTTACCAGCGTGATTGAGTCGTATATTCGGGCATATCCTGACCAGTGGCTATGGATGCACCGGCGCTGGAAGACACGGCCACCGGGCGAAGAGGGAATCTACTGA
- a CDS encoding lipid-binding SYLF domain-containing protein, with protein sequence MKKFAGLVCTMALAASSLAAFGEADKAKLDERLLSARDVINEVMATPDKGIPQSILAGASCVVVIPSFKKGAFIAGAQYGQGVATCRTPNGWSSPVFVQLAGGSFGFQIGGQSTDLVLVAMNQNGLQDMLKSKFKIGGDAAAAAGPVGRNAQAGTDWKLNAEFLTYSRSKGLFAGIDLDGTVLSQNADDTRTFYGADIPFQTVLHGDKVVPTEAKPFVRTVAKYFIVSRDNQ encoded by the coding sequence ATGAAAAAGTTTGCGGGATTGGTTTGCACGATGGCGCTGGCAGCGAGTTCACTGGCAGCATTTGGAGAAGCGGACAAGGCGAAGCTGGATGAGCGTCTCCTCAGCGCGCGCGATGTCATCAACGAAGTGATGGCGACTCCGGATAAGGGCATTCCGCAGAGCATCCTCGCGGGCGCTTCCTGCGTCGTGGTGATTCCTTCGTTCAAGAAGGGTGCTTTCATCGCTGGCGCACAATATGGCCAGGGCGTCGCAACTTGCCGCACGCCGAATGGTTGGAGTTCGCCGGTGTTTGTTCAGCTTGCCGGTGGCAGCTTCGGCTTCCAGATTGGCGGACAGTCGACTGACCTTGTTCTGGTTGCGATGAACCAGAATGGCCTCCAGGACATGCTGAAGTCGAAGTTCAAGATTGGCGGCGATGCTGCTGCTGCTGCCGGTCCAGTGGGCCGCAATGCGCAGGCGGGAACAGACTGGAAGCTGAATGCAGAGTTCCTGACGTACTCGCGTAGCAAGGGCCTGTTTGCTGGCATCGACCTTGATGGGACGGTTCTGTCGCAGAACGCCGATGACACGCGGACATTCTACGGCGCGGACATTCCGTTCCAGACCGTGCTGCACGGAGACAAGGTCGTTCCGACCGAAGCGAAGCCGTTCGTTCGCACGGTTGCGAAGTACTTTATCGTTTCGCGCGACAACCAGTAA
- a CDS encoding response regulator transcription factor: MKESTLVAQERLRLVASNSMRIAGIQGVYGDPCGIEIVPLTLEEALLDDLEEVLLVDAGSSEPLFEMLRRLRERRPLTRVLVIGVDHDETYVECVIAAGAKGFLGANASAEEFRHALLNVREGSIWATRRVLSHLAERHLLQRLPDRIDPSVRFTERESQIIRLLLDGKGNREIGLSLGIGPFTVKAHMGRIMRKAGVANRIELTMFAVKHRSAAQGGAKAQRRGMQAS; this comes from the coding sequence ATGAAGGAAAGCACTTTGGTGGCGCAGGAACGACTGCGTCTGGTCGCTTCCAATAGTATGAGGATCGCCGGAATTCAAGGGGTCTACGGCGATCCTTGCGGAATAGAGATCGTTCCACTCACCCTTGAAGAGGCGTTGCTGGACGACCTCGAAGAGGTGCTCCTGGTCGACGCGGGTTCGAGCGAGCCGCTCTTCGAGATGCTGAGAAGGTTACGAGAGCGACGACCACTTACTCGCGTGTTAGTCATTGGCGTTGACCACGATGAGACCTATGTGGAGTGCGTCATTGCGGCAGGGGCAAAGGGATTTCTGGGCGCAAATGCGAGCGCCGAGGAGTTTCGCCATGCTCTGCTCAACGTGCGTGAGGGGTCGATCTGGGCTACGCGCCGGGTGCTCTCCCATCTGGCGGAGCGGCATCTGCTGCAACGGCTTCCGGACAGGATCGATCCTTCGGTTCGGTTCACTGAACGGGAGAGCCAGATCATCCGGTTGCTTCTGGACGGCAAGGGCAATCGCGAGATTGGGTTGAGCCTGGGGATAGGTCCGTTTACGGTGAAGGCCCATATGGGAAGGATCATGCGCAAGGCGGGAGTGGCCAACCGCATTGAGCTAACGATGTTCGCGGTGAAGCACCGATCGGCCGCCCAGGGCGGGGCGAAGGCGCAGCGCCGGGGCATGCAAGCCAGCTAG
- the dcd gene encoding dCTP deaminase codes for MAIKSDRWIRQQATEHKMIQPFSEKQVRDGVISYGLSSYGYDLRVSDEFKIFTNVNSAIIDPKAFDERSFVTVQAPSVIVPPNSFALARSIEYFKIPRDVLTICVGKSTYARCGIIVNVTPFEPEWEGFVTLEISNTTPLPARVYANEGLCQILFFQSDEVCEVSYADRKGKYQNQTGIVLPKL; via the coding sequence ATGGCAATCAAGAGCGACCGCTGGATTCGGCAACAGGCAACCGAACACAAGATGATCCAGCCCTTCAGCGAAAAGCAAGTCCGCGATGGCGTCATCTCCTATGGACTGTCGTCGTATGGTTACGACCTCCGGGTCTCGGATGAGTTCAAGATCTTCACCAACGTCAACAGCGCGATCATTGATCCCAAGGCGTTCGACGAACGCTCGTTCGTCACCGTGCAGGCCCCGAGCGTCATCGTTCCGCCGAACTCGTTCGCGCTGGCTCGATCGATCGAGTACTTCAAGATTCCGCGGGATGTGCTGACGATCTGCGTTGGGAAGTCGACCTATGCCCGCTGTGGGATCATCGTGAACGTCACGCCCTTCGAGCCAGAGTGGGAAGGGTTTGTAACTCTCGAGATTTCGAACACGACTCCTCTCCCCGCGCGGGTGTATGCGAATGAGGGGCTGTGCCAGATTCTCTTCTTCCAATCCGACGAGGTCTGCGAGGTAAGCTACGCGGACCGAAAAGGTAAATATCAAAATCAGACTGGTATTGTGCTTCCAAAGCTGTAA
- a CDS encoding HU family DNA-binding protein, whose translation MIKQDLIQRVVERTGLPRSKAELAVDAIFESMKRTLVTGERIELRGFGVFTVKPRKTGIGRNPRTGAEVSIAPGKAVRFKPGKELHLID comes from the coding sequence GTGATCAAGCAGGACCTCATACAAAGAGTCGTCGAGCGTACTGGACTTCCAAGGTCGAAAGCAGAGTTGGCCGTCGATGCCATCTTCGAAAGCATGAAGCGGACCCTGGTCACCGGCGAACGGATCGAATTGCGGGGGTTCGGAGTCTTCACCGTGAAGCCGCGGAAGACCGGAATCGGACGCAACCCGAGGACAGGTGCCGAAGTGAGCATCGCCCCAGGCAAAGCAGTTCGATTCAAGCCGGGCAAAGAGCTGCATCTTATCGATTAG
- a CDS encoding site-2 protease family protein, whose amino-acid sequence MPPVRATTSIQRRHPRIQVGIHAESPRPGSASPARFIPIPIPKTFSVLLVLVAFAAATAIGMRYMFDFRNGQPPLTSSVDLLPFAWAWSHLQHVADGLPFSLTLLAILGAHRLGHFYACRYFGIEDTILGLASSAPGPTAYSRIIGRGRSHASSRSELITIGAAGPIAGFAVAVATTSYGLTHSAPIGAQVAPSLLRISAPALIGVLRSTMLASYPDIPPILQLLPHPVLFASWCGLLITAWTLIPAGRLDGGDILYALSPRLHRVASTCTIGALLYLGTFEWIGWLFLALVLILPSMRHPRSLARTSLSVEWLVFVPLCVAVFLLAASTQPIADMSLTRVLLRIHWGI is encoded by the coding sequence ATGCCGCCCGTCCGCGCGACTACATCCATCCAACGCCGACATCCCCGGATTCAGGTTGGGATTCACGCTGAAAGTCCTCGCCCAGGTTCGGCTTCGCCGGCACGCTTCATACCCATTCCCATTCCGAAGACGTTTTCCGTCCTGCTTGTCCTCGTCGCCTTCGCCGCAGCCACGGCGATCGGGATGAGGTACATGTTCGACTTTCGCAACGGACAGCCGCCGCTTACCTCCTCGGTCGATCTCCTCCCGTTTGCCTGGGCATGGAGCCACCTGCAGCATGTCGCCGACGGTCTGCCGTTCTCTTTGACGCTCCTCGCCATCCTCGGTGCTCACCGGCTCGGACACTTCTATGCGTGCCGGTACTTTGGCATCGAAGACACAATCCTCGGCCTCGCCTCCTCCGCTCCTGGTCCAACGGCGTATTCCAGAATCATCGGCCGCGGCCGGTCCCACGCCAGCTCCCGGTCGGAACTGATCACCATAGGAGCGGCTGGCCCGATCGCCGGATTCGCCGTCGCCGTCGCAACGACCAGCTACGGACTCACCCACTCTGCGCCGATCGGCGCGCAGGTGGCTCCTTCCCTGCTCCGCATCTCCGCTCCCGCCCTGATTGGCGTCCTCAGATCCACGATGCTCGCCTCCTACCCCGACATTCCGCCGATTCTGCAGCTGCTGCCGCATCCCGTGCTGTTTGCCAGTTGGTGCGGTCTCCTCATCACCGCATGGACGCTCATCCCGGCGGGTCGGCTCGATGGTGGAGATATCCTCTACGCCCTCTCTCCACGGCTGCATAGAGTCGCGTCCACTTGTACTATCGGCGCACTCCTCTACCTCGGGACGTTCGAGTGGATCGGCTGGCTCTTCCTGGCCCTGGTCCTGATCCTGCCTTCCATGAGGCACCCGAGGAGTCTAGCCCGAACCTCGCTCAGCGTGGAGTGGCTGGTGTTTGTGCCACTTTGCGTCGCAGTCTTCCTGCTCGCCGCGTCGACGCAGCCCATAGCAGATATGAGCCTCACTCGCGTGCTGCTCAGGATTCATTGGGGCATCTGA